In a single window of the Rhodothermales bacterium genome:
- a CDS encoding branched-chain amino acid transaminase: MKYKIWFNGELVAYEDATIHVLSHVVHYGSSVFEGIRCYNTENGPAIFRLREHMKRLVDSAKIHRMEIPYSLDELCDACVATVAESELKACYLRPIVFRGHGPMGVNPLNNPVETVIAVWEWGKYLGPEALEQGVDVQVSSWSRNAPNTTPSLAKAGANYLNASLIKMEAIKNGYSEGIALSVDGLLSEGSGENLFIVKSGKLYTPPTGLSVLPGITRDTIITLAKERGYSVEEKLIPREALYIADELFFTGTAAEVTPVRSVDQITVGAGRRGPITAELQAAYLDVVEGRSEHTEWLQVVEPKAKAEEITA; encoded by the coding sequence ATGAAGTATAAGATCTGGTTCAACGGCGAACTCGTCGCCTACGAAGACGCGACCATCCACGTCCTTTCCCACGTCGTCCACTACGGCTCCTCCGTGTTCGAGGGGATCCGCTGTTACAACACCGAGAACGGCCCCGCCATCTTCCGCCTTCGTGAGCACATGAAGCGGCTCGTGGACTCGGCGAAGATCCACCGGATGGAGATCCCGTATTCGCTGGACGAGCTCTGCGACGCCTGCGTCGCGACCGTGGCCGAGAGCGAGCTGAAGGCGTGCTACCTCCGGCCGATCGTCTTCCGCGGGCACGGGCCGATGGGCGTGAACCCGCTGAACAACCCGGTCGAAACGGTGATCGCGGTGTGGGAGTGGGGGAAGTACCTCGGCCCCGAAGCCCTCGAGCAGGGCGTCGACGTGCAGGTGTCGTCGTGGAGCCGGAACGCGCCGAACACGACGCCGTCGTTAGCGAAGGCGGGCGCGAACTACCTCAACGCCTCGCTCATCAAGATGGAGGCGATCAAGAACGGGTATTCCGAAGGCATCGCCCTCTCCGTGGACGGCCTGCTCTCGGAGGGCAGCGGCGAGAACCTGTTCATCGTCAAGAGCGGCAAGCTCTACACGCCGCCGACCGGCCTCTCCGTGCTGCCGGGCATCACGCGGGACACCATCATCACGCTCGCGAAGGAGCGCGGCTATTCGGTCGAGGAGAAGCTGATCCCGCGCGAGGCGCTCTACATCGCCGACGAGCTGTTCTTCACCGGCACCGCCGCTGAGGTCACGCCCGTCCGCTCGGTCGATCAGATCACCGTCGGCGCGGGCCGGCGTGGGCCGATCACGGCGGAGCTGCAGGCCGCGTACCTCGACGTCGTCGAGGGCCGCTCCGAGCACACCGAGTGGCTGCAGGTCGTCGAGCCGAAGGCGAAGGCCGAAGAGATCACGGCCTGA
- a CDS encoding abortive infection system antitoxin AbiGi family protein yields the protein MPGDSNYLAHFTKGGDACANLVSILQEQVIRAGRLPWTNRPAVCFTECPWSSLLNHARNYSPYGVGFGKHHVFAAGGGPAYYVRADHFNAQRWAEEVYPFITPFWPGYRPDNLRTDDHLGGRTVDYAHEREWRVPHNFTFDRNRTAFVILDTYEDMARFPTDLKDDIGRDNFILMDVYRKIEELWPTHVL from the coding sequence ATGCCTGGAGACTCCAATTATTTAGCTCACTTCACGAAGGGGGGTGACGCGTGTGCCAACTTAGTATCCATACTTCAAGAACAGGTAATTCGAGCCGGGAGACTTCCCTGGACTAATCGTCCCGCCGTCTGCTTCACCGAGTGTCCCTGGTCCAGCTTGTTAAATCATGCGCGGAATTATTCCCCCTACGGTGTCGGCTTTGGGAAGCATCACGTCTTTGCCGCAGGCGGTGGACCAGCTTACTACGTTAGAGCCGATCATTTTAACGCGCAGCGGTGGGCAGAGGAAGTGTACCCCTTCATCACCCCCTTCTGGCCGGGCTACCGCCCTGATAATCTTCGGACAGACGATCACCTCGGAGGAAGAACAGTTGACTACGCGCATGAGCGAGAGTGGCGCGTCCCACACAACTTCACTTTTGACAGGAACCGGACAGCGTTTGTTATTCTTGACACGTACGAGGACATGGCTCGCTTCCCCACGGACCTGAAAGACGACATCGGGAGAGACAACTTTATACTAATGGACGTGTACAGGAAAATCGAAGAACTATGGCCTACACACGTATTGTAG
- a CDS encoding ATP-binding protein: MPDALPAPLPARRLNRLAFRTAVLTATATTVAALLALFVVEPSGWIAAPIVGLAAGLAAYGAVHTLVARRLELARATLRQARKRRFDALGQIRAAEARDELDELLWQVYRAARVLQKEIERLEQLENYRRDFLGNVSHELKTPIFVISGFAEQLLGGALDDPAVNRRFVEKIGRNATRLDTLSRDLLAISRIESGELRMTFVPFSLRLLIEDVAEALEPIAEAQGVAVVPRLPPDLPPVAGDRDQLRQVLVNLIDNAIKYNRDGGRVEITARMTGDGAVRVAVVDDGIGIPAEEIPRLTERFYRVDRSRSRAQGGTGLGLAIVKHILEAHGHRLRIESRPGYGSSFSFELPVGKTRAVGVTEAATEGSAEDTP; encoded by the coding sequence ATGCCCGACGCCCTCCCTGCCCCGCTCCCGGCGCGCCGGCTCAATCGGCTCGCTTTCCGAACGGCGGTGCTCACCGCCACGGCGACGACGGTCGCGGCCCTCCTCGCCCTCTTCGTGGTGGAGCCCTCGGGGTGGATCGCGGCACCGATCGTTGGGCTCGCGGCCGGGCTCGCGGCGTACGGCGCGGTGCACACGCTTGTGGCGCGGCGGCTGGAGCTGGCGCGGGCGACGCTGCGGCAGGCGCGGAAACGGCGCTTCGATGCCCTCGGCCAGATCCGCGCCGCCGAGGCCCGCGACGAGCTCGACGAGCTGCTGTGGCAGGTCTACCGCGCCGCCCGCGTCCTCCAGAAAGAGATCGAGCGGCTGGAGCAACTGGAGAACTACCGCCGCGACTTCCTCGGCAACGTCTCGCACGAGCTGAAGACGCCCATCTTCGTCATCTCCGGCTTCGCCGAACAGCTCCTCGGCGGCGCGCTCGACGACCCCGCCGTCAACCGCCGGTTCGTGGAGAAGATCGGGCGCAACGCGACCCGGCTCGACACCCTCTCCCGCGACCTCCTCGCGATCTCGCGGATCGAGAGCGGCGAGCTGCGGATGACGTTCGTGCCCTTCAGCCTGCGCCTCCTCATCGAAGACGTCGCCGAGGCGCTGGAGCCGATCGCCGAGGCGCAGGGCGTCGCCGTCGTGCCACGTCTCCCGCCGGACCTCCCCCCCGTCGCGGGCGACCGCGACCAACTCCGGCAGGTGCTCGTCAACCTCATCGACAACGCCATCAAGTACAACCGCGACGGTGGGCGCGTCGAGATCACCGCACGCATGACGGGGGACGGCGCCGTCCGCGTCGCGGTCGTGGACGACGGGATCGGGATTCCGGCGGAGGAGATCCCTCGGCTGACGGAGCGCTTCTACCGCGTGGACCGGAGCCGGAGCCGGGCGCAGGGCGGCACCGGGCTCGGCCTCGCGATCGTGAAGCACATCCTCGAAGCGCACGGGCACCGGCTCCGCATTGAGAGCCGGCCGGGCTACGGCTCGTCGTTCTCGTTCGAGCTGCCCGTCGGGAAGACGCGGGCTGTCGGGGTGACCGAGGCCGCGACCGAGGGCTCGGCCGAAGACACGCCGTGA
- a CDS encoding IS5 family transposase yields MPRPPRRRFSSDLTDAQWEAIAPLLDTQRRRKHDLRLVLDAVFYLTKTGCQWRMLPEPFPPWQSVYYHFRRWRDAGVIAAIHERMRRLTRRRAGREASPSAVIIDSQSVKTTLQGGERGFDGGKLVKGRKRHIVTDTLGLLLAVLVHEAGGNDSQYAPRVLDRIQGRVPRLEVVFADAGYRGTPPGLVWRVFGWLWHVVEREPGRRGFSVLEKRWVVERTFAWLEGYRRLSKDHERLCATSEAMIQLAMTRLMLNRIR; encoded by the coding sequence ATGCCCCGCCCTCCACGGCGGCGCTTTAGCTCCGACCTGACGGACGCTCAGTGGGAAGCTATCGCTCCGCTGCTCGATACCCAACGCCGACGCAAGCACGACCTCCGCCTCGTCCTCGACGCCGTGTTCTACCTCACGAAGACCGGGTGCCAGTGGCGCATGCTCCCCGAGCCGTTCCCGCCCTGGCAGAGCGTCTACTACCACTTCCGCCGTTGGCGAGACGCCGGGGTGATCGCCGCCATCCACGAGCGGATGCGACGCCTCACTCGCCGGCGTGCAGGGCGTGAGGCGAGCCCTTCGGCCGTGATCATCGACAGCCAGTCGGTGAAGACGACGCTGCAAGGGGGCGAGCGCGGCTTCGACGGCGGCAAGCTCGTCAAGGGGCGCAAGCGCCACATCGTCACCGACACGCTCGGGTTGCTCTTGGCGGTGCTCGTCCACGAGGCCGGCGGGAACGACAGCCAGTACGCCCCGCGCGTGCTCGACCGGATACAAGGGCGAGTGCCGCGCCTGGAGGTCGTCTTCGCCGATGCGGGCTACCGGGGCACGCCGCCGGGGTTGGTCTGGCGCGTGTTCGGGTGGCTGTGGCACGTCGTCGAGCGGGAGCCGGGGCGCCGGGGGTTCTCCGTGCTCGAGAAGCGGTGGGTCGTAGAGCGGACGTTCGCTTGGCTGGAGGGGTATCGCCGGCTCTCGAAGGATCACGAGCGGCTCTGCGCGACGAGCGAAGCGATGATCCAACTCGCCATGACGCGGCTGATGCTCAACCGCATCCGCTAA
- a CDS encoding Xaa-Pro dipeptidyl-peptidase has product MRRLTAPLALFFLLIGVPDAAHGQAAPRFEDGQAQVVPEFEDAEAWIREELWVETEFDSDGDGMPDRVHVAVVRPAQTETEGLKVPVIYATSPYFAGTAGDEPGLFWNVEHEIGATPPPRNAGPEVTLRLQPGISKSEVDRWVPRGFAVVHSSSPGTGLSEGCPTVGGPNESLAPKAVIDWLNGRAQGYTAVRGGDEVTADWSTGKVGMTGTSYNGTLPLAAATTGVEGLEAIIPIAPNTSYYHYYRENGLVRHPGGYLGEDIDVLYDFIHSRDSDRRAYCDATVRDGEMAGGQDRLSGDYNAFWAGRDYLNEVDGVRAATLMAHAFNDWNVMPFHSFRISEALKARGVPVQVYYHHGGHGGPPPLERMNRWFTRYLYGVENGVEDDPKAWIVREGDELDAPTPYADYPNPEAAPVMLHPIAGEAKDGRHGVGTLALTAAPQQGTATVVDNVSFGGQALAGAEWTEHRLLFVTPPLAAPLHLSGEARIRLRVASDKPAVNLSVWVVSLPWTEGRGAQGGIVTRGWADPQNYVTSAEGTLTESAPLEPGTFYDLAFDLQPDDQILPAGQRLGLMVFASDRDFTLWPAPGTALLVDLDAAALELPVVGGADALQAALGGE; this is encoded by the coding sequence ATGCGCCGACTGACCGCCCCGCTCGCTCTCTTCTTCCTGCTGATCGGCGTGCCCGATGCCGCGCACGGCCAAGCCGCGCCGCGCTTCGAGGACGGGCAGGCGCAGGTGGTGCCGGAGTTCGAGGATGCCGAGGCGTGGATCCGCGAGGAGCTGTGGGTGGAGACCGAGTTCGACTCCGACGGCGACGGGATGCCCGACCGCGTGCACGTCGCCGTGGTGCGGCCCGCGCAGACGGAGACGGAGGGACTCAAGGTGCCCGTGATCTACGCGACCAGCCCCTACTTCGCGGGCACGGCGGGGGACGAGCCCGGCCTCTTCTGGAACGTGGAGCACGAGATCGGGGCCACGCCGCCGCCGCGCAACGCCGGCCCCGAGGTGACGCTCCGCCTCCAGCCCGGCATCTCCAAGAGCGAGGTGGACCGGTGGGTGCCGCGCGGGTTCGCCGTCGTGCACTCGTCGTCGCCGGGCACGGGGCTCTCGGAGGGTTGCCCGACGGTCGGCGGGCCGAACGAGTCGCTCGCGCCGAAGGCCGTCATCGACTGGCTCAACGGGCGGGCGCAGGGCTACACGGCCGTGCGCGGCGGTGACGAGGTGACGGCTGACTGGAGCACGGGCAAGGTGGGGATGACGGGCACGTCATACAACGGCACCCTCCCCCTCGCCGCCGCGACGACGGGCGTCGAGGGCCTGGAGGCGATCATCCCGATCGCGCCGAACACGTCGTACTACCACTACTACCGCGAGAACGGCCTCGTCCGGCACCCCGGCGGCTACCTCGGCGAAGACATCGACGTGCTCTACGACTTCATCCACAGCCGCGATTCCGACCGCCGCGCCTACTGCGACGCCACCGTCCGCGACGGCGAGATGGCCGGCGGACAGGACCGCCTCAGCGGCGATTACAACGCCTTCTGGGCGGGCCGCGACTACCTCAACGAGGTGGACGGCGTCCGCGCCGCGACGCTCATGGCGCACGCGTTCAACGACTGGAACGTGATGCCCTTCCACAGCTTCCGCATTTCGGAGGCGCTCAAGGCGCGCGGCGTGCCCGTGCAGGTCTACTACCACCACGGCGGCCACGGCGGCCCGCCGCCGCTGGAGCGCATGAACCGCTGGTTCACCCGCTACCTCTACGGCGTCGAAAACGGCGTCGAGGACGACCCGAAGGCCTGGATCGTCCGCGAAGGCGACGAGCTCGATGCGCCCACGCCGTATGCCGATTACCCCAACCCCGAGGCCGCGCCGGTGATGCTCCACCCCATCGCTGGGGAGGCGAAGGACGGGCGGCACGGCGTCGGCACGCTCGCGCTCACGGCGGCCCCGCAGCAGGGCACCGCAACCGTGGTCGACAACGTCTCGTTCGGCGGGCAGGCGCTCGCGGGGGCGGAGTGGACCGAGCACCGGCTGCTCTTCGTGACGCCGCCCCTCGCCGCGCCGCTGCACCTCTCCGGCGAAGCGCGCATCCGGCTCCGTGTGGCGTCCGACAAGCCCGCCGTCAACCTCTCCGTGTGGGTGGTGTCGCTGCCGTGGACGGAGGGCCGCGGCGCGCAGGGCGGCATCGTCACGCGCGGCTGGGCCGATCCGCAGAATTACGTCACCTCTGCCGAGGGGACGCTCACCGAGAGCGCGCCGCTGGAGCCGGGCACGTTCTACGACCTCGCCTTCGACCTCCAGCCCGACGATCAGATCCTCCCGGCGGGCCAGCGCCTCGGCCTGATGGTCTTCGCCAGCGACCGCGACTTCACCCTCTGGCCCGCGCCCGGCACCGCGCTCCTCGTGGACCTCGACGCGGCCGCGCTGGAACTGCCCGTAGTGGGTGGCGCGGACGCGCTACAAGCGGCGCTGGGCGGCGAATAG
- the ruvA gene encoding Holliday junction branch migration protein RuvA, translating into MITYVSGTLAHKSPTDAVIDVQGLGYELLIPASSYEKLPATGKNVKLLTHHYVREDAVTLFGFATEAERTLFRTLVGVSGVGPKLALAALSAMPPETLRDHILEGDASVLTRIPGVGKKTAERLVVELRDRLATLDGFEGATAVGGSGETASVRADARSALESLGFSRADAEKRIRTALRDHDGAVTAEELIRLALR; encoded by the coding sequence GTGATCACGTACGTTTCCGGCACCCTCGCCCACAAGTCCCCCACCGACGCCGTCATCGACGTGCAGGGGCTCGGGTACGAACTGCTCATCCCCGCCTCGTCGTACGAGAAGCTTCCCGCGACGGGCAAGAACGTCAAGCTGCTCACGCACCACTACGTCCGCGAGGACGCCGTCACGCTCTTCGGCTTCGCGACGGAGGCGGAGCGCACGCTCTTTCGCACCCTCGTCGGCGTCTCGGGCGTGGGGCCGAAGCTCGCCCTCGCGGCGCTCTCGGCGATGCCGCCGGAGACGCTCCGCGACCACATCCTCGAAGGCGACGCGAGCGTGCTCACGCGCATCCCCGGCGTGGGCAAGAAGACGGCCGAGCGGCTCGTCGTCGAGCTGCGGGACCGGCTCGCCACCCTCGACGGGTTCGAGGGGGCGACGGCCGTCGGCGGCTCCGGCGAGACGGCGTCGGTGCGGGCCGACGCGCGGTCCGCGCTCGAATCGCTCGGCTTCAGCCGGGCCGACGCGGAGAAGCGCATCCGCACCGCGCTCCGCGACCACGACGGCGCCGTCACGGCCGAGGAGCTGATCCGCCTCGCGCTGCGCTGA
- a CDS encoding VOC family protein, producing MPARLGHLRLDVDDLDHATAFYTDVLGLAVRERATDDASHYAFLTDDLEDGMHHRLVLRQSRDTSKRDLGETTRLDHFAWEVDSAEEWIEIVENLEARGLELEFGEAGIAWQVYFHDPEGVKLEVYLDRRDAPGGRALWHGKQETLDPETVREATG from the coding sequence ATGCCTGCCCGCCTCGGCCACCTCCGCCTCGACGTCGACGACCTCGACCACGCCACCGCCTTTTACACCGACGTCCTCGGCCTCGCCGTGAGGGAACGCGCCACCGACGACGCGAGCCACTACGCCTTCCTCACCGACGACCTGGAGGACGGGATGCACCACCGCCTCGTCCTCCGTCAGTCCCGCGATACGTCGAAGCGTGACCTCGGCGAGACGACGCGGCTCGACCACTTCGCGTGGGAGGTCGACAGTGCCGAGGAGTGGATCGAGATCGTGGAGAACCTCGAAGCGCGCGGGCTGGAGCTGGAGTTTGGCGAGGCCGGGATCGCGTGGCAGGTCTACTTCCACGACCCCGAAGGCGTCAAGCTCGAAGTCTACCTCGACCGCCGCGACGCGCCGGGCGGACGCGCCCTCTGGCACGGCAAGCAGGAAACGCTCGACCCCGAGACGGTCCGCGAGGCAACAGGCTGA
- a CDS encoding type II toxin-antitoxin system RelE/ParE family toxin, giving the protein MNYRVEILRRAAKALAKLPGRDYERVRDAIRALESEPRPPGCKKLVGRDGWRLRVGRYRVIYEVADVIRVVTVLDVGHRKDIYE; this is encoded by the coding sequence GTGAACTACCGCGTCGAGATCCTCCGGCGTGCGGCGAAGGCCCTCGCGAAGCTGCCGGGGCGGGACTACGAGCGGGTCCGTGACGCCATCCGCGCGCTGGAGTCAGAGCCTCGCCCGCCGGGATGCAAGAAGTTGGTCGGACGGGATGGTTGGCGCCTCCGCGTCGGTCGCTACCGCGTGATCTACGAAGTCGCCGATGTGATCCGCGTGGTCACGGTGCTCGATGTCGGCCACCGCAAAGACATCTACGAGTAG
- a CDS encoding DinB family protein, protein MHPSRLCTLLLLLISGAALAQDDMMVEKAIAEPVTRSLEGIHKMTSGTIVQTAEMLDDAMYAYRPTEDVRTAGQMLAHIANAQYFFCSTAAGEPSPNEVNIEETATTKDEIVSSLKEAFAYCDGVYAAMTDAQGAEARSMFGNDLTTSGVLAFNTTHNYEHYGNLVTYMRMNGIVPPSSQQ, encoded by the coding sequence ATGCATCCGTCCCGACTCTGTACCCTCCTGCTCCTCCTCATCTCCGGCGCGGCCCTGGCCCAAGATGACATGATGGTCGAGAAAGCGATCGCTGAGCCTGTCACGCGCAGCCTCGAAGGCATCCACAAGATGACGTCGGGTACCATCGTGCAGACGGCCGAGATGCTGGACGACGCGATGTACGCCTACCGGCCCACCGAGGACGTGCGCACGGCCGGGCAGATGCTCGCGCATATCGCGAATGCTCAGTACTTCTTCTGCTCGACGGCGGCCGGCGAGCCCAGCCCGAACGAGGTGAACATCGAGGAGACGGCCACGACGAAGGATGAGATCGTCTCGTCGCTCAAAGAGGCCTTCGCCTACTGCGACGGCGTCTACGCCGCCATGACCGACGCGCAGGGCGCCGAAGCGCGCAGCATGTTCGGCAACGATCTGACCACGTCGGGTGTGCTGGCCTTCAATACGACCCACAACTACGAGCACTACGGCAACCTCGTGACCTACATGCGGATGAACGGGATCGTGCCGCCGTCGTCGCAGCAGTAG
- a CDS encoding response regulator transcription factor, translating to MADPSFDLTSGTILLVDDEEDLLELLSYALRREGFDVLTAQDGAEGLRIARAERPDVVVLDIMMPKMDGLETCQRLREDANLRLTPILMLTARSDERDEILGLDAGADDYLTKPTSPNLLVSHVRALLRRTERTEAATTSQLRVHDLVVDRDRYLVTREPGTDAEETFRLPRKEFELLYFLASHPGKVFTREDLLNQVWGPDVYVVDRTVDVHVRKIREKIGSDYIETVKGVGYKLNESMA from the coding sequence GTGGCCGACCCCTCGTTCGACCTCACCTCCGGTACGATCCTCCTCGTCGACGACGAAGAGGACCTGCTGGAGCTGCTCTCGTATGCGCTCCGGCGTGAGGGCTTCGACGTGCTCACCGCGCAGGACGGCGCCGAAGGCCTCCGCATCGCCCGCGCCGAGCGGCCGGACGTCGTCGTGCTCGACATCATGATGCCGAAGATGGACGGGCTCGAGACGTGCCAGCGCCTGCGCGAGGACGCGAACCTCCGCCTCACGCCCATCCTCATGCTCACCGCCCGGAGCGACGAGCGCGACGAGATCCTCGGCCTCGACGCCGGCGCCGACGACTACCTCACGAAGCCGACCTCGCCGAACCTCCTCGTCTCCCACGTCCGCGCGCTCCTCCGCCGCACCGAGCGCACCGAGGCCGCCACCACGAGCCAGCTCCGCGTCCACGACCTCGTCGTCGACCGCGACCGTTACCTCGTCACGCGCGAGCCGGGAACCGACGCCGAGGAGACGTTCCGCCTGCCGCGCAAGGAGTTCGAGCTGCTCTACTTCCTCGCCTCGCACCCCGGCAAGGTGTTCACGCGCGAGGACCTGCTCAACCAGGTCTGGGGGCCGGACGTCTACGTCGTGGACCGGACCGTCGACGTGCACGTCCGCAAGATCCGGGAGAAGATTGGGAGCGACTACATCGAGACCGTGAAAGGCGTCGGCTACAAGCTCAACGAGTCGATGGCGTAG
- a CDS encoding NAD+ synthase, whose product MKIALCQINPTVGDLAGNHAKIVDFARRAAAQGADLAVFPELCVVGYPPLDLLESSAFIDDVETTVERIAAEVPAEIGVIIGAPVRNPDRVGKRLFNAALLFHRGRKVGEVHKVLLPTYDVFDEYRYFEPGDVCRPLDFRGVRLGLHVCEDMWNNEEQAEVHLYDANPIDALAEAGAELYVNISASPFALGKHTMRNAVIAESCREHGLPFVLVNQVGANTEIVFDGDSRVHAADGTRILCAPSFEEALLIWDTEADSGPCPMKHETTADLHDALVLGIRDYFEKTGAFAKSLVGLSGGIDSAVTCALAVEALGAERVVGITMPSKYSSSGSVDDSRLLADNLGIDFHEIPIVPAVSAFETMLAPLFEGMDEGVAEENIQARSRGVTLMAVSNKFNYLLLTTGNKSEMAVGYATLYGDMSGGLAVLSDVFKQQVYALARFINARAGRPLIPENTITKPPSAELRPGQQDSDSLPPYDVLDVILKLYIEELLDLREIVHRTGESPQLVARILKMVDRNEYKRRQAAPGIRVSPKAFGHGRRIPIVMKRTRDDVVTEATG is encoded by the coding sequence ATGAAGATCGCCCTCTGCCAGATCAACCCCACCGTCGGCGACCTCGCCGGGAATCACGCGAAGATCGTGGACTTCGCCCGCCGCGCCGCCGCGCAGGGCGCCGACCTCGCCGTCTTCCCCGAGCTATGCGTCGTGGGCTACCCGCCGCTCGACTTGCTGGAAAGCTCGGCCTTCATCGACGACGTGGAGACGACGGTGGAACGCATCGCCGCCGAGGTGCCGGCCGAGATCGGCGTCATCATCGGAGCCCCCGTGCGGAACCCGGACCGCGTCGGCAAGCGGCTCTTCAACGCGGCGCTGCTCTTCCACCGCGGCCGGAAGGTCGGCGAGGTGCACAAAGTCCTCCTCCCGACGTACGACGTGTTCGACGAGTACCGTTACTTCGAGCCCGGCGACGTGTGCCGCCCGCTCGACTTCCGCGGCGTCCGGCTCGGGCTGCACGTCTGCGAGGACATGTGGAATAACGAGGAGCAGGCCGAGGTCCACCTCTACGACGCCAACCCCATCGACGCGCTCGCCGAGGCCGGGGCCGAGCTCTACGTCAACATCTCGGCCAGCCCGTTCGCCCTCGGCAAGCACACCATGCGCAACGCGGTGATCGCCGAGAGCTGCCGCGAGCATGGCCTCCCGTTCGTCCTCGTCAATCAGGTCGGCGCGAACACCGAGATCGTGTTCGACGGCGACAGCCGCGTCCACGCCGCCGACGGCACGCGCATCCTCTGCGCGCCGAGCTTCGAAGAGGCGCTACTGATCTGGGATACGGAGGCGGATTCCGGTCCGTGCCCGATGAAGCACGAGACGACGGCCGACCTCCACGACGCGCTCGTCCTCGGCATCCGCGACTACTTCGAGAAGACCGGCGCGTTCGCCAAGTCGCTCGTCGGCCTCAGCGGCGGGATCGACTCGGCGGTGACGTGCGCGCTCGCCGTCGAAGCGCTCGGCGCGGAGCGCGTCGTCGGGATCACGATGCCGTCGAAGTACTCGTCGTCGGGCTCGGTGGACGACTCCCGCCTGCTCGCCGACAACCTCGGGATCGACTTCCACGAAATACCGATCGTCCCCGCCGTGAGCGCCTTCGAGACGATGCTCGCGCCGCTCTTCGAAGGGATGGACGAAGGCGTGGCCGAGGAGAACATTCAAGCCCGGAGCCGCGGCGTGACGCTGATGGCGGTCTCGAACAAGTTCAACTACCTCCTCCTCACGACGGGCAACAAGAGCGAGATGGCCGTCGGCTACGCCACGCTCTACGGCGACATGAGCGGCGGCCTCGCCGTGCTCTCCGACGTGTTCAAACAGCAGGTCTACGCCCTCGCCCGCTTCATCAACGCCCGCGCCGGCCGCCCGCTCATCCCCGAGAACACGATCACGAAGCCGCCGAGTGCCGAGCTCCGGCCGGGGCAGCAGGACTCCGACTCGCTCCCGCCTTATGACGTGCTCGACGTGATCCTTAAGCTCTACATCGAGGAGCTGCTCGACCTCCGCGAGATCGTCCACCGCACCGGTGAGTCGCCGCAGCTCGTCGCCCGGATTCTGAAGATGGTGGACCGGAACGAATACAAGCGCCGACAGGCCGCGCCCGGCATCCGCGTCTCGCCGAAGGCGTTCGGCCACGGCCGCCGCATCCCGATCGTGATGAAGCGCACGCGCGATGACGTGGTGACGGAGGCGACGGGCTGA
- a CDS encoding MarR family transcriptional regulator: protein MSTLSDLIKQDHFESPAQEAMLNVMVTYPWLMGELAAALSDVDLTPAQYNVLRILRGRHPDRATCSYIGERLLDRTPDVTRLLNRLQRAGLIDRRRAAHDRRIVEVCITDEGLQRLKKADRPVGEVTRHLTATLTEEEHRTLSDLLEKLRSSEAV, encoded by the coding sequence GTGAGCACGCTGTCCGACCTCATCAAGCAGGACCACTTCGAATCGCCCGCACAAGAGGCGATGCTCAACGTGATGGTGACGTACCCGTGGCTCATGGGCGAGCTCGCCGCGGCCCTCTCCGACGTCGACCTCACGCCGGCGCAGTACAACGTCCTCCGCATCCTGCGCGGGCGGCACCCCGACCGCGCCACGTGCAGCTACATCGGCGAGCGCCTGCTGGACCGGACGCCCGATGTGACGCGCCTGCTCAACCGCCTCCAACGCGCCGGCCTCATCGACCGTCGCCGCGCCGCGCACGACCGCCGCATCGTCGAGGTCTGCATCACCGATGAGGGGTTGCAGCGACTGAAGAAAGCTGACCGGCCGGTCGGCGAGGTGACGCGCCACCTCACCGCCACCCTCACCGAGGAGGAGCACCGCACGCTCTCGGACCTGCTGGAGAAGCTCCGCAGCTCGGAGGCGGTGTAG